The nucleotide sequence tgactccgaacggaagaggagctttttcaggacAGAAAtttactcggaggtttgccatggccTACCGAGAggcgacggctattagaaaaaactgttattTTGGTACACacttccgaacggtagtcacgcaccaacccattcggttacggcggccgcggaGGGTAGTATTGGGGATAAATATTCGGTTAAATATGTATGGGTCTTTGCGCGTTGACTACACCCGTTGATGAGTTATATCAGATCTACAATAAAGATCGAGTTGCTTGGCTGAATAGATTGTGTTGTAAAATGAGGGTAAAACCGCGAGGAAAGAATTTAATGTGGTACTTGCTAGTCTTGAGAGAGAAAGGAGGGGAACCTCCTCCAATATGCATTAGATAAGCCAAGTGGAAAGAACTtggctgtacttgtttttcTATTTAACATCGGTTAGTACGACTACTAGGCGAAATCGCTTAGACGCTTACAAcgccaatcaaaaagaaatatatgtagcattatgctaattttttattctgctAATATCCCCGTTTGCCCACAGTTAGATCAAATAGGCAACACTTGATCACTAAGGACACCTTCCTATCTCAAATACCCAAATATAAACGCCACCTTGGGTGTCCattgtaatataaataagttaaaagtaactaaataattttaaatatgtaccaAATCAAATCAGAAGAACAAATCTTCGATAAGGTACCTCGACTTTAGTACTTATTTTCTGCAAGACAGCAGGTCTTTTACCATTTGTTTTCTTGCTTGAGAATTCTGCGCAACGCCAATATATACAGGATGACCCTAATAGTAcgtaaaaacttttttctttctttcgcaAGATAAAACAAATGAACAATGCAATGGTATTTAGTGCAAATTTTTACTAAGTGATTGGATTTCCTAGTATAATTTTAGGCGAAAGATGATCATGAAAACATTTCAAAGAGGCGAAGTTTTCGCAACTATGAATTGTACAACCTGAATATCTTAAGAAATGAAAGCATATACACATTTGTAGATGTATTTAATTATTCATAGAACTATAACAGAAGTATTTAATAAAGTTATCTTGTAAAAACATTGCCAAAACGACAGTCCAACAGGGGTACGATCGATGTTTGTTTAATTCTTTTTGTATTCTACGTGCATTTGTTCATTTAACCTTTTCCCCGAAAATTCCTTTGAAATGCCATAGAGTTTTCTGATAAAAGCTACATTAAGCTGGAGCGAAACTAGCGAAAGAGGAATGAGGTAGTATGAGCAGTTTACTTTCAGCTTCACTTACTAGTAGAATTCCAACTTCACTACAGGCTTTCCTACGTTTCATTTTGTGTTCACGTGTAGGTGTTTAAGTAGGCTGAACCAAATGCAAAAAGGACAgccaattttaatttgaaaaaggtcctataaaaattgtaattttatttggaattaaAGACCCCAGTGCGATAAATTTCACTGAGTTTTAAACTTAAAGCAATAATTAATTTATCAATACGATTCCTCCATTTCCCATTACCTTATAACTTAGCTGTGCACTTACGAGTACGAAGAGTTCAAGGTAAACTTGTTCGATTATCAGTTAAATCACTCTGCATTCCGATGCCTAAGTGACATTGTAGTATTTGTATGTGCAAGCGATTCTACTAAACCTTTCTGCGATGCAAGACAAAACtataaataagaagaagattacaAGAAAGTTATCAGTTGCAATTACAACGTTCGTATTGGAAGGCTATGACAATGAGTAAGTTTCAAGCATAAAATTACGAGTATTTTATGACTGCTCACACATTTTCTAACTGAATAACTGGTCCTGgttttcgatatttcaaaaCAGCTCGAAGCAAAACAGCAAATCTGCAGATCCTGACAGTCATTGGTTTATGGATATGGACAGCTGTGGCTTCAAAAGAAATGGTGTGTAATTAATCCCATAAAAATGTTCCTGggtgttttaaatttataaaattgctttgtaataaaactacaatataaaaaaatatttgttcatcTTTGTCTACGTTCAGCTTGAGCAACCTTTCCGGCATCCCGACTGCCCACTGATAGACGATCCAATGCATCCGATACAGTTGCCTTACCCCACCGACTGCAGAAAGTACTATAGCTGTAAAAATGGTTACGCCTACTCCATGTTGTGTCAAAATGAACTTCAATGGAGCACGCTGACTTATCGCTGCGATTTTCCAACTGTCGCAAAATGTGCCGGCACTCCTTCCTATCCGATTGATCCAACAGCTAGCGGTGCATTTCCAACATCGGAAAACAATGTATTCAAGAGGGATGCTACAGACTGCAATAAATTCTACAGTTGCATGCCGATGCGTTGCCCCCCACTTCAGTATTGGAATGTATTACTAGAGCGCTGCGATTCACCACAGAATACCCTCTGTGAAACTACCGCGCACATTTGGACGGAACCGCCATTCATATACGATACAATACCAACAGCAGCCACGCCCCCATCATATGCCAAAGGGAATCTAGTACCTGCCCCAATGAACCCCATTCACGAAGCCGAATCCTCCAACCTATTAGCCTTATGTAGTACACCTGGCGTTGATTATGTGCGCCACCCTTACGACTGCCATAAATTCATTCAATGCGATGGCTTCGCTACGGTACATACCTGTGCCAACGATCTTTACTGGAACTCAGAAGTAATGGCTTGCGATCGCTATTGCAAATGAGCTGATACACATATACAAAGACATATTCATGCACAGAATATTATTAATCCTCTTATTAAAAgtatgagtttttttatttctagcaTATTGAGCAAAAAATGTCACTTTTTcatgcaataaaatttatattagcaACAAAATGCCTTCTGTAATAGATTTATATATAtgcgatctttagctcctacTGGGAGGTAGGGCGTCAACCATTCCTCTTCGCCAACGAACATGGTTTTGTGCCAGGGATCTTAGTTGGTTTCACGATAATCCAAGAGACTTCATTTCAGCTTATGTTGAGCGCCGCCAGGTGGTATGTGGTCTGCCAATTCCTCCACCAGTTTGTTGAAATGGATTCTAGCATAGCGCTTGTTTAGCGACATTGTCGACATTCTTCCTTAGTGTATGGCCAATGCATTGCCATCTCCTTTGATTTGTTGCATCACATCGACCTGGCACCAACCACTCCACATTGGTTATTGTCCGGGGCTAGAAAAttcatgtatataaatacatatgtatgtagaattgATTTATATCAATCACAATAATTCTATTTTCTAGATAAACACTCATACGAGGTGTGGCAATTCTTTTGTTTACAGACCTCGGAATCACACTCAAGCATTCGAGTCTGACCTCCAGTAACTACCCGACTCATCCAATATCTGGCTTCGCTCAGAATGCGCTAGATTAATGAATTatcttgaagaaaaaaatgtttaatgtatatatgtatgtatgtatgtatatgttgtaATACATACCTGAACTTCTTGCTTTACTTTAAGGTCCTTGAAGATATTAAATTgaggagaaaatgaaaaactgagtatACAGGTTTACTAAATTAAGTCTATACTTTCGcgtgcacatacaattttttctagATAACAAAAAAGTACATTTATAGCGCGCGGTGTTTTCGATGTATTTTTGTGCGCTGAACACTACTATGATGACCAAAAGAGGCCATCATGCCATGATTTTGAGAACGTGggagaaaaattcataaaacctGGCTCGCAAAATTAACCacgctatcggaagatttataatttttgcaaataacgtCATACATCAGTCACTTGAGAATTAGATAGCTGCCATCTtgtgtaattggcgcttacgcccTTTATTGGCTGTCTGGCCGAGCGTGGTTTGTACCTTgttgtttttctacaaatggttttctgccgcctccgaacgcagatgaatttttataaggagctttttcttggcagataTACGCTCGGAGGTTCGACGTTGTCTGCCGCTATTTTTCTTTCCGCTGTTAAAAAcactttctatcatttggtgtttcatgcgccAACATCCAACATATGCAaggtcaaaaagaaaaaaaaaacagttttgatTGGGACTGAGCAAAATGACGTCCTTCTTCTTTCATTAAATTGAAGAGATTTTTTATTGCTTAGTTATAACTTTTTTCCTGATAAGAGGCGTATAATTACCATTTTCAAAGTACcggaatattttattgttatctATAATTATCTGTTAAATACCGGCAGTGCCATTTCTATGGAAAAAGTCAgttttaaatgataaaaataaaatatcatataATCCAGCGGACGTTTTTGCATTGTATCGACTACATATAAGGCGaggtaaaaaaataactaaattacaGTTCGATATTCCACGCTGACGTGCAGAACCGcatgtttttactattttatattacgctatttggtttattttgattaattctaCCAAATACCATCTTTCCAACAGGATGTCTTTGCTTGCAATATCCTATAAGTGAGCCAATCTCAGATCCTCCAAATTGAATTTCGTTCACTGCAAGAGTTATGAATATCTTGGatattcttttttcctttcaaaCTGCTCCCCTTTTCATCCTTTTCATAAAAAGCCGAGCATTCGCCGTTGGGTTGCACATTTTCCCATACAGTCAGCCTCCTAATTGCAATCCTTCTCTTGAAGTATAGTTCAGTTAGGAGAGTTTGAAATATATCTGCAGTTAAGTATGTGTCCAGTAGTGCATTaatatgaatatttattaataattattattcttGATAACCCGATTTGAAGGCCTGAAATGTCTGAAAACTTGCGATGAATGTTGTCGATCTAATTGGGGCAACTGAGCATTAAACTGCCaattttctacatatttttgcACCACTTCCTAATGGAGATGTTATACAAACCACAGTAcgggtatgtatgtacgcacgtACGTAATAAAGAATATAGGTGTGGTTGCAAATAGTTATAGATCGCTACCGTGAGATTAAAACCAACAATTGTGATTGCTTTAAATTACCAATGTAAAAATACTTGTAGACATcgtgtatgtactcgtatgtaggaGCATACATTCACATTTGTGCTACTCATTTGTTATCAACATAGCAGAGTTTCTTTCGTTCCTGTACCTCCTGTATCTGCCCCAGCTTAAGTTTGGTTCCCTAGAAAATTATTGGCGTAAAATGGTATATTCTACAAATACTAAAAGAGAATATTGGctcatatgtaggtacatatttgtgtaaatatatgtaatgTATCGCGAAttcatatcaaaattttaatgagGAATGCCATAGCGGTCCAACAAATATTCAGTATTCGCAACTCAATTTTAGATGAAAATATGATTATGAGTATGCTATTTTCAGTTTTCGCCCTTttgataagcaaataaaaagtttataaatatgGGAAACATTGTTACGCAGATCAATCAAACGTTTCTATTTGCATACtaaaaatcgtgaaataaacTAGCGCACAAAGGAAAGCAACACACATATATTATTTGGAACCTGGACTTTGGAGAAAGACATGAAGAGTTTACTTGAATTTTTACTATGTCTGGCTTTCTTGCACAAATACAGTATGGGCCGGGTGGTCGATGTAAGTGCAAATGCATTTTCTATTTGAGGCCTTCGTATGTAAATTTCTTATTGTTTTGTCATCGCAGCAGCAGATTGATCAAAGTTTTCCCGCAATATGCCGTAATCGAAATGGAGTCACAGCACCCATGGCGGGCTCTTGCACAGGTTTCTTTATTTGCGTCGATGGCCACGCCATTGCTAGCTCTTGCggcaatttttatcattttaatgcCCGCACCGGACTTTGCGAACATCCTCTGAAAGCTGCCTGTTCCAGTAACAAGTCACTTATCAGGGATGCAGTACCTGCAACAAGATTAATTACTCGTTCCTCTTTGCCGAAACCGAAAACTCCAAACGAAGTAATTGCCGATCTGAGTGCAGGCCCAATCTGCAGGAATCAGCTAACTGGTATAATTCTACCTAAATCGGACTCCTGCACACAATACTATGTGTGCATACTGCAGCGACCTTTTCGCCGCACTTGTCCTCCCATGTTGCACTTCAATGCAACACGAGGCCTATGCCAGGATCCGGTGATGGCTCAATGTGTTATTCCATTCGACAATAAGCAAGAAATGCCAGCAAATAAAAGGAAAGTGATAAACTATTCTAAAGAAGCTAGCCTAGATACCGGAATTATAAAAGCCGATACTGATTACAGCAACGTAGAAGATATTTGCGCAACAAGTTCAGATGGTACCGTGTTCCCTTACCCAGGCGACTGTGGCCGGTTTATTTTCTGTGTGCACCACCAAGTTTTGACATTGATTTGTCCAGAAGGATACCACTTTAGTCGGCGAAATGGACGTTGCGAATGGCCTGCCGTAGCAGAATGCCGCACACTTTCCTGAAAACGGGGCACTTCTATTTGCTTCAATCAACATTTTTTgcttatgtatatgtgtataataTCCATAACCAACCCAAAAGCGTACGAgtaccaaaaaaattgtattttatataatcTGTGGATTTTACTTGCGTGAACTTGTTCTCAAAATAATGTTATGTAgctttatgtaaatatgtgtgaatATGTACACTATGTGCGTACTTATATGCataaacaaggtggcgcaaaattaatcaccctattggaagatttctaatttttgctaatttcATCGTACGTCAACCATATTTTACATTTGTGAACTACACATCTGCAACTTATAATAGCAATAGAGCACgtggaaatgaaaataaagattccatcactcaaaatccttttcttttatttagccaaaagttattcaaaaataaaatatgatgtGTAATTATGGCCCATTTGCTGCAAGTGCCACAAACTAAGAAAAATTAGATAACTCTGCAGAAACAACCTACAGCTCTTCTTTTATGCTGTGGGGCGATGTCTGTTAACTGCACCTTAGATGAAAATGTGTCTTGAAGTCGTGTTTTCcgaacttttcaaatttcgagTTATGACGTTCTTCCATCAAACAAGCCAATATGTAATTCtatgaaaaagaaataagtccttttgaattttgaaaaaatgggcttggtggcaaaatatttatttatttattaattttttcatcacttAAATCACAACTCAAATATATTACTAATACTGAAGCCTAAATATAATCTATGGTAAACAATACGGTGAGATGTATTACTcacaattcaattcaaaaaggGTATCTCCAGAATAagttttggcttgaaagtctctCGTTAGCTAGAgaatatatctaaatttttccaaattaattagactgtcttatacaacagggggaacctgttatccctatagggcgcgtccccaggtggtggataggggaacgcctccctgatatggaaggtaggagagtaggtctcccgcgaaccacacaggttgaagtcgtaaacttcgttaaaaaaactccctcaacccaaggtgtgatgcgacccgtgcctattgggtgggtttggcagccgggggacTAAATAAGGCTGTTTTCGtacggagccctcctgatagcaggccgcctcaggttgtaacggtggccttgccatggtatggggcgctgccatggtcGACCGGATATTTCCCCACTATCCTCTTTGGTCACCGCGCATGGCGACATGCGCAGCTCCCTCGGcggggcaggtgaccgtacgaaccagttgaaatgaaaaaacaaaaactcaaaaattcgGATGACGGGAAAACAAACACGGAACAAACGGAAAAAATGACGGGAAAACATGCTGACGCATCGACAGCACGGACtgataaaaaaccaaacatgcGGACAGACCTTCAGGACAAGCAAACAGACAGACAGGAGGAAGGGACGGACCCACTTAAAAAACAGTCAGACAATTGGACAAGACGTACGAGCAAGGACGAACTGAGGATGACGGGGTCACCCTCAGAGGATGAGCTCTTGGCCTCCAGCCAAGAAACAGTTGAgggcaaagctgtgggccacagtacgccaacaactataaaTCAACCAACAACATCCGCTAAAGCCATGGGGCAAAAGCGTGGCAATAAAGGTCCCTCGAGGTACAAGCTCtaccagaggtctctcgctATCCTTGGCAGGATTCGTAAGAACGAGACCGAAGGTAAAGCTCACCCCAAAGATGAGGCTGACAAGGCAAGGTGTCAAAAGGTGGTGGACGAATATCTGGCATTCCAAACCGCCCGAAAGACAGAGGCCAAAAAACGTAACCGTTCGCAAGACGAAAATAAAAGGGCaacaaagaagcacaagatCTCAGATCAGGGCGCGGTTGTTCCCAAACTTACCAAACAATTCagtgaggtggcacgggaccaTCTTCAAATGGCACTGATGGACGAAACTTCCAACCGCGGCAAACCTGTGCTTGAAGATTGAGGCACGGTTGTCTTGCATAGTCGTTGACCATGTCATGGCGAACCCGGAGGGCCAAACACCAGGTTTCGACTCGGTGGAGGTAGTCCGCGGCTACCGTGTCATTAAATGCGATGACCAATTCTCACTGCATTTCTTGACAAACGTGATTGGTAAAATCCAGAATAGCTGGGAAGGCTTGAAACTCAAGCTAATTCCGGCTAGCGAGATTCCACGaaggccgagggctcgcatctggataCCAAGCATGGAGTTTGATGCCAATCAACTAATCCCCTACATTCAGGCGCATAATCGCTCGGTGCCGATAACCGATTGgtcgatcatcaaagcggaggctccgcaaaggCACAGCAGATCATTCCTCCTTCTAATTACAGAAGAGAGTCTGGAACCACTGGAGAAAGTGGGAAACAAACTTCAGTTTGGGATCAGGAAGACccagctgaagatattccgttctGCAAACCCGGAAGAGGAGCAGGATGTGGTCGATGGTGCCAATGAACTGCTGACT is from Anastrepha ludens isolate Willacy chromosome 4, idAnaLude1.1, whole genome shotgun sequence and encodes:
- the LOC128860768 gene encoding peritrophin-1-like; protein product: MTMTRSKTANLQILTVIGLWIWTAVASKEMLEQPFRHPDCPLIDDPMHPIQLPYPTDCRKYYSCKNGYAYSMLCQNELQWSTLTYRCDFPTVAKCAGTPSYPIDPTASGAFPTSENNVFKRDATDCNKFYSCMPMRCPPLQYWNVLLERCDSPQNTLCETTAHIWTEPPFIYDTIPTAATPPSYAKGNLVPAPMNPIHEAESSNLLALCSTPGVDYVRHPYDCHKFIQCDGFATVHTCANDLYWNSEVMACDRYCK
- the LOC128860767 gene encoding probable chitinase 10 isoform X1, encoding MKSLLEFLLCLAFLHKYSMGRVVDQQIDQSFPAICRNRNGVTAPMAGSCTGFFICVDGHAIASSCGNFYHFNARTGLCEHPLKAACSSNKSLIRDAVPATRLITRSSLPKPKTPNEVIADLSAGPICRNQLTGIILPKSDSCTQYYVCILQRPFRRTCPPMLHFNATRGLCQDPVMAQCVIPFDNKQEMPANKRKVINYSKEASLDTGIIKADTDYSNVEDICATSSDGTVFPYPGDCGRFIFCVHHQVLTLICPEGYHFSRRNGRCEWPAVAECRTLS
- the LOC128860767 gene encoding probable chitinase 10 isoform X2; protein product: MKSLLEFLLCLAFLHKYSMGRVVDQIDQSFPAICRNRNGVTAPMAGSCTGFFICVDGHAIASSCGNFYHFNARTGLCEHPLKAACSSNKSLIRDAVPATRLITRSSLPKPKTPNEVIADLSAGPICRNQLTGIILPKSDSCTQYYVCILQRPFRRTCPPMLHFNATRGLCQDPVMAQCVIPFDNKQEMPANKRKVINYSKEASLDTGIIKADTDYSNVEDICATSSDGTVFPYPGDCGRFIFCVHHQVLTLICPEGYHFSRRNGRCEWPAVAECRTLS